One Maribacter sp. HTCC2170 genomic window, ACACGTTGATTCCACTCAATTACATATTGATGGTTACGGTTTTCCAAGTAAGATTGTGTGTAATAACCTTCTGGCCTGGCAATGGTCTGCAACCAAACATTGAAACCAGGTTCAATAATTATGATTTCATATTCCGTCTTATCACTGGAAATGGTAATCGTATCACCTTCTTGTTGTTTAAAGGCCATTTTCTCATCTTCAGAAACCGTAATGGCTTCTTTGCTGGTACCGCAACTGCTGGCGATTATTAGAATTGTGAATAAAAGTCCGCCTGTCTTAAGAATTAATTTTTTCATTTCAATAGCTTTTTTATG contains:
- a CDS encoding DUF6146 family protein, which codes for MKKLILKTGGLLFTILIIASSCGTSKEAITVSEDEKMAFKQQEGDTITISSDKTEYEIIIIEPGFNVWLQTIARPEGYYTQSYLENRNHQYVIEWNQRVLQPQRFNANLYELRIDYSPTIDYGYEVNYKLHNYFIYFQRKYNQRLGPFVPRI